A genomic region of Micropterus dolomieu isolate WLL.071019.BEF.003 ecotype Adirondacks linkage group LG11, ASM2129224v1, whole genome shotgun sequence contains the following coding sequences:
- the diras1b gene encoding GTP-binding protein Di-Ras1b: MPEQSNDYRVVVFGAGGVGKSSLVLRFVKGTFRDTYIPTVEDTYRQVISCDKSVCTLQITDTTGSHQFPAMQRLSISKGHAFILVYSITSKQSLEELKPIYQQVLAIKGNVEAIPIMLVGNKSDETQREVETKDGEAQANQWKCAFMETSAKTNHNVTELFQELLNLDKKRNMSLNIDGKRSGKQSRAERLKGKCSVM, from the exons ATGCCGGAGCAGAGCAACGACTATCGTGTGGTGGTGTTCGGGGCGGGTGGAGTGGGAAAGAGCTCCTTGGTCCTGCGCTTCGTGAAGGGCACTTTCAGGGACACCTACATCCCGACAGTGGAGGACACCTACCGCCAGGTGATCAGCTGTGATAAGAGCGTGTGCACCCTCCAGATCACCGACACTACAGGGAGCCACCAGTTCCCAGCCATGCAGCGCTTGTCCATCTCTAAAGGCCACGCCTTCATCCTGGTCTACTCCATCACGAGCAAACAGTCCCTGGAGGAGCTCAAACCCATTTACCAACAG gTCTTGGCCATAAAGGGCAATGTTGAGGCCATCCCCATCATGCTTGTGGGCAACAAGAGCGATGAGACCCAGCGAGAGGTGGAGACCAAGGATGGGGAAGCCCAGGCTAACCAGTGGAAGTGCGCCTTCATGGAGACGTCGGCCAAGACCAACCATAACGTAACCGAGCTCTTCCAGGAGCTCCTCAACCTGGACAAGAAGAGGAACATGAGCCTCAACATCGACGGCAAGCGCTCGGGGAAGCAGTCCCGTGCCGAGAGACTGAAGGGCAAATGCAGCGTAATGTAA